In one window of Archocentrus centrarchus isolate MPI-CPG fArcCen1 chromosome 11, fArcCen1, whole genome shotgun sequence DNA:
- the kdf1b gene encoding keratinocyte differentiation factor 1: MSAGTTGSLTQGSGPSSRRVGPSRSNSQGSSYEERCVDPVEDRVRTPEPKTVHKADLKDANGRHSETIGFIPSSAEPPTATQTCNPCASPRSCRIFICSILTCGLYRVCQNSIFAPCLAPKESSPDEPDKLSLQAMNSGDNREEDPADWLEDVRIGGVKVNSPREYLGSETLPYLPPPSVKTQPSHQSLHESMRIDDWEDGDEDVDSLITKKLLELYSEYQIEELARCTSDSVFLKKTKAINQLINSLAEEHKLDEQEAECRLVRGIIRISTRKSTKRRPPISRMERTLSDSGNETMRDSESFSLSNNNDYKSNPNIQISDLTSSDKCAREIWRNNGGHSSGSPTTYSPSHTETNSSGVPLIHSSVRT; this comes from the exons ATGTCTGCTGGCACCACCGGCAGCCTTACACAAGGTTCAGGTCCCAGCAGCCGCAGGGTTGGACCCAGCCGGAGCAACAGCCAGGGGTCATCCTATGAGGAGCGTTGCGTGGACCCAGTGGAAGACAGAGTAAGGACCCcagagccaaaaacagtccacaAAGCTGACCTGAAGGATGCTAATGGCAGACACTCTGAGACCATTGGCTTCATTCCCAGCTCAGCTGAGCCACCGACTGCAACCCAAACCTGTAATCCATGTGCTTCTCCAAGAAGCTGTAGGATTTTTATATGTAGCATACTTACTTGTGGCCTGTACAGGGTCTGCCAGAACTCCATCTTCGCTCCATGTCTGGCGCCAAAGGAGAGCTCGCCAGATGAACCAGATAAGTTGAGCCTCCAAGCTATGAACTCAGGGGACAACAGAGAAGAGGACCCTGCAGACTGGCTGGAGGATGTCCGCATTGGTGGAGTTAAAGTGAACAGCCCAAGAGAGTATTTAGGTTCTGAAACTTTGCCATATTTGCCACCACCTTCTGTTAAGACACAGCCGAGCCACCAGTCCCTGCATGAGTCTATGAGGATTGATGACTGGGAGGATGGCGATGAGGATGTGGACTCTCTGATTACTAAGAAGCTGCTGGAGCTCTACTCTGAATATCAGATCGAAGAGTTGGCCCGCTGCACCTCAGACTCTGTGTTTCTGAAAAAGACTAAGGCCATCAACCAGCTCATCAACTCACTGGCTGAGGAGCACAAACTGGATGAGCAGGAGGCCGAGTGCCGGCTGGTGCGTGGAATCATCCGCATTAGCACTCGGAAGAGTACGAAGAGGAGGCCACCCATCTCCAGGATGGAGAGGACGCTGTCGGACAGTGGGAATGAGACAATGAGGGATAGTGAGTCCTTTTCACTGAGCAACAACA ATGACTACAAGTCAAATCCCAACATCCAAATATCAGATCTGACCTCCTCGGATAAGTGTGCCAGGGAGATTTGGAGGAACAACGGAG GTCACAGTTCTGGTTCCCCAACAACTTATTCTCCTTctcacacagagacaaattCTTCAGGTGTTCCACTGATCCACAGCTCTGTGAGAACATGA